Genomic DNA from Bacteroides zhangwenhongii:
CGGAAGGATTAAGAATCATAGTACCTTTTTCAAATTGAGCCTGTGCAGTGAACGAGACTGCCAATAGGCAAAAAGCTAAAGCTAATTTCTTCATAAACTTACTTTTTAAAGTGAATAGATTGTTCGTCTTTTTTGCGGCGTTCACGCATTTGCTCCTTTTTACGAAGCACCAGCCAAAGGAGAAAGACAATGACATAAGAACCTGCCACTGTCAGGATTTTCTCAGTCTGGCTGACTTCCGTATTACGTGGCAACAAATAAGCCGCAGTTACTGATACATAAATAAGGAATGCTAACGCAACTCCTGTTGATCTCTTTATTTTCTTCATTCTGATAATTTTCTTGTTTTCTGTTTACCCAGCCAAACATAGAACCATACAGCCGCAATCACTACACACGCTATGCCGACGCTGTAAGAAACCACAGGTGAAAGTCCTAACCCTTCGGGAGCAATACATATATAAGTAGAGCATACACTTGTCATAAACAGCGCCGGTATCAAAGTGATGATGTAAGGTTTTTTGGACACAGCCAGAAATACCGTTATAGCCCACAAAGTGAACACAGCCAATGTCTGGTTAGCCCAAGCAAAATAACGCCATATCATATTAAACCCGTTGGCATCACGCAAACTGTACAGGAGCAGACCGATAGCTACCACAAACATCGGGATACAAATGTATAAACGGTGACGCATACTTTTTTGTTCCATTCCCAAGAAATCCGCCACAATCAGACGTGCCGAACGGAAAGCCGTATCTCCCGACGTAATCGGAGCTGCAATCACTCCCAGAATGGCAAGTATCCCTCCGATTGCTCCCAGCCACTCCTTCGTGATGGCGTCTACAATAACGGAAGCATTACTTTCTTCCATCCCATTCTTATGGAAAAAGTAAGTAGCCGCAGCAGCCCAGATAAGAGCAACAATACCTTCAGTAATCATCGCACCATAGAACACCGGACGTCCATGACGTTCCGAAGTCATACAACGCGCCATCAAAGGACTTTGAGTAGCATGAAAACCGGAAATCGCGCCACAAGCAATACTCACAAACATAATCGGGAAAATAGGGAGTTTGCTTGCTTCGGGATTTGTATTTTGCAAACCATCCCACAACTCCGGCAAAACAGGATGATTGATATAAAGCATTACTAAAATTCCTACCGCCATAAACAGCAGTGCGACTGCGAACAGAGGATAAATTTTACCGATAATCTTATCTACCGGAAGCAAAGTCGCCAGAATATAGTAAGCAAACACAACGACAATCCAAAACGTAGTATCCAAATGTTCCGGTGTAAGTTTCGCCAGCAGTCCGGCAGGACCGGCCACAAAAACCGCACCGACAAGAATCATCAAAATAACGGTGAATCCTCTCATTACCTGCTTCGTAGTAATCCCTAAATAACGGCCTATGATTTCGGGCAAACTTTCACCACCATTGCGCAAAGAAAGCATTCCGGCAAAATAATCATGGACAGCACCCGCAAAAATACTCCCCAGCACAATCCACAAATAAGAAGAAGTTCCGAACTTCGCTCCCATGATTGCACCGAAAATTGGACCTAGTCCTGCAATATTAAGAAATTGAATCATGAAAATCTTCCAAGTGGGCAATGGAATATAGTCCACTCCATCAGCCTTAGTAAGTGCCGGTGTTTTACGGTCATCAGGACCAAAGACGCGTTCCATGAGGCGTCCGTACGTAAAATAGCCTACTATCAACGCAAGCAGGCATAGAGTAAATGTAATCATAGTGTGTCGTTTTTTTAACTTGGCAAATGTAACATAATCTCATGAAACAGCCCAACAATACCGACACTTTTACTAACTTTGCAGAGATTTAAAACAAAAAACAAAGGATATGCGCCTATTTATTTTCATTCTTTCACTTTTGTTTCCTTTCCTCCCGACAAGTGCGCAGCCCAAGCACGAAGTTCGTGCAGCATGGGTAACGGCTGTATACGGTTTGGACTGGCCTCGCACACGTGCAACGACTCCGCAGACAATCCGCAAACAGAAAGAAGAATTGACAGATATCCTTGATAAATTGAAAGCGGCTAATTTCAATACTGTTTTATTCCAAACCCGTACACGAGGAGACGTACTATATACCTCAGCAATCGAACCGTTCAATTCAATCCTGACCGGAAAGACAGGAGGAAATCCCGGCTATGATCCACTGGCTTTCGCCATTGAGGAATGTCATAAGCGGGGAATGGAATGTCATGCGTGGATGGTAACCGTTCCGCTGGGGAATAAGAAACATGTTGCTTCGCTCGGAAGTAAGTCCGTCACCAAGCGGATGAAAGAAATCTGCGTCCCTTACAAAAGTGAATATTTCCTCAATCCGGGACATCCGGCAACGAAAGAGTATTTGATGAAACTGGTACGCGAAGTCGTAAGCGGTTATGATGTGGACGGCGTACATTTCGACTATTTACGTTATCCAGAGAATGCACCTTTTTTCCCGGATAAATATGATTTCCGCAAATATGGCAAAGGACGTACGCTCGACCAATGGCGCCGGGATAATATTTCCGAGATTGTACGTTATATATATAAAGGTGTAAAAGCAATAAAACCTTGGGTAAAAGTAAGTACCAGCCCCGTAGGCAAATATCGGGATACTTCTCGTTATCCTTCGCGTGGTTGGAATGCTTTCTTTACCGTTTACCAAGATCCGCAAGGATGGATGGGAGAAGGTATTATGGATCAGATTTATCCGATGATGTATTTCCAGGGAAATAATTTTTATCCTTTTGCCCTCGATTGGCAGGAACAGAGTAACGGACGGCAGGTGATTCCGGGCTTGGGCATTTACTTCCTCCATCCCGATGAAGGGAAATGGACGCGTGACGAGATAGACCGCCAGATAAACTTCATCCGCAATCATAAGATGGCAGGCGAGGGACATTACCGGGTAAAATATCTTATGGAGAATACACAGGGTATCTATGATGAGTTGGTCGAAAACTTTTATGCTTATCCTGCTTTACAACCTCCCATGCCTTGGCTAGATAATGTTCCGCCTACGGCCCCGTCCGAATTTACAGTAATCGATATTGACAAATGCTATACGGAATTAAAGTGGCAGGCTGCTACTGACAATGATGCACGCAATAAGCCAATGTATGTCATTTATGCATCGAATGATTTTCCGGTAGACATTAATCGGCCGGAAAACATTGTTGCACAAGGTATCCGGGAGACAAGTTATATCTATGCTCCTATCCTACCCTGGAATACAAAGAAACATTTTGCTGTTACGGCCATTGACCGTTACGGAAATGAAAGTGAAGCGGTGCAAAAGTAAAACTAACAGGATTGAGATATGTACTGAAATCAAAGAGGAATAACAATTTTATCTTCTTTCTGATTTCTAAAGGCAGTGTCCATAATATTGTGTAAATGTAAACGGGATTCAGTTATAAGTTCTCTTATATCTGGATTCTGTTTTCAAAAATAAGCATAAACTGGTTCATAATCAATCCCCAGTTAGTAATCGGCATTGTCCATTTCTTCTCAATCTCCATCAAGGAAAGGTATACCATCTTCTTCACTGCGTCATCCGACGGGAATGAAAGCTTTGATTTAGTGTACTTTCTGATTTTTCCATTCAGATTTTCAATGAGATTTGTGGTATAGATTATTTTTCTGATTTCCAATGGGAACTGAAAGAAAACAGTCAGATCATCCCAGTTGTTCCTCCATGAAAGAATGGCATAAGGGTACTTCCCTCCCCATTTCTTTTCCAGATTATCAAGCTCCGCGGCAGCAACTTCCTTGTTTGGCGCATTATAGATATTCTTCATATCTGCCGTGAACTCTTTTTTGTCCTTGTAAACGACATATTTACATGAGTTTCTTATCTGATGTACAACACAAATCTGAGTTGATGACTGAGGGAATACGGTACGTATAGTGTCCGTAAATCCGTTCAGGTTATCGGTACAGGTTATCAGTATATCTTGTACCCCACGGGCCTTCCTTTGAGTGAGAACACCATCCAGAAGGCGGAACTCTCTGATTTACCCACCCACATGCCAAGAACTTCCTTCAAGCCGTTTTGTTTCAGGCCGACACAGAGATAGACAGTCTTGTTGATAATCTTCCCGTTGTCACGGACCTTGAAGACAATACCGTCCATCCAAACGATGAGATAGACCGGGTCCAAAGGACGGTTCTGCCATTCTTGAGCAGCCTGGTTTACTTTGTTTGTGATGATGGAGATGGCAGAGGTGGAGAGTTCTATCTCATAGATCTCGCGCATCTCTTCTTCTATATCGGACACACTCATTCCTTTGGCATATAAGGAGATAACAAGCTTTTCTATGGAAAGCCCGCGGCTTTCATGCTTGGGGACTACTATGGGTTCAAACTGACCGTTGCGGTCACGAGGGATGGGTATGACAGCCTCGCCGTGCTCGGTCTGGATTTTCTTGGGGTAACTGCCGTTACGGGAATTACCACTGTTATTGCCGGAAACAGAATGTTTCTCATAACCCAAATGAGCATCCATCTCACCTTCAAGCATCTTCTCCAGCACTTGGGCGTGGAGCTGCTTTAGGAACTTGCTTACGTCTGCCTCAGTTTTGAAATGGCTGAGGAACTCCTTGGTTAAAACCTCATCAGGCACTACATGATTCTCTTTCATAATCTTTTTCATTTTGCAAATCTATTAAATAAAAAAATACGAAACTCGTACTGAATCCCGTATTTTACATTTACACAAAATATTTTATAGTGCCTTTCTAAAAATAACCAGCTCTACCCTTTTAAGTGTATCTATATATCTCAGCGCCTCTTTCATGTCACATAAATTATTGACCGACTTTCCATTTATGCTAAGAATGACATCATTCGGAGCTATAAAATCTCTGACCGGACTATCTAAGGCATCTACGGAAATGACATAAACTCCACGTTCTGTATCCATACCCGTAGCAGAACGTTCCTCCAATGTATTCAGATTCTTAAGCGTTACCCCTTTCCAAAGCATAGTTTTGGTATCCGCATCATTATCCGTCACAAGCGGAACAGGCATTACAGGACTTTCAGCTAACTGTTTCAGATGGGAAGACAACACTCCGAATTTATTCATAGGGAAATTACGGAATCCTCCTTTGATTATGACTTCAGAATCATCTGCTACATTAAAATTACCTTTCATAGCATCCATAAACCTGATTGTAGTTACTATAGAATGAACATCCCCACCAAGTTGGCGAGCCGCAAGATATGCCAAGCTGTCTGTAAAGATATTATAATCTACCTCTCTCCCCCAGCCATACACTCTTATAGGTTTATACTTGGTCATTACAATATTACGTGAAAAGACATCTCCGCTATTTTTAAACCACAAATGTGGGTGTAGAGTATTATTGACGATAATATTATTTTCAACAGTCCGATAAAAACCTTCACGCAATTTAATACCACCATTCAAACAAAGATTATTGTAGATTTGGTAATTACTGGAGCCATCATCCAAATCTATATCCCATCCCCTATCACAACGTAATCGATTATGGCGGATAATGATAGGTTCGACTACATCTGCCAAAATCAATACCGGGTTTTCATCTGTTATCTGCGTCATTACATTATACTTCGGATGCCAAAAACGGTCACGTCCCCAAGAGTTGATAGTTCCATGATCACCTGTTTCTTTTACAGTATCAAAAATATCATTATGCTCGATAATATGTCCTCCCCATGTGCCTTCACTGATATTAATTCCGGCACGAGGAGTATCATAAATAGTGTTATGGCTTATCGTTATATTACGACACATGGAAAGCTCCACGCCAGTTATCTGCTTTTCAAACAAACCAATAGTGCATATCAGATTATCATAAACCTCACAATAAGCAGGATGATTGTCATTCCGAGGACCTTTTGCATAATCCATTTTATCCAAAGGAACAAACTCACCGTACGTAAAACTCGGTGAACGAACTCCTTCCACATCCCCTACAAAACAAATTGCACTGGCTCCAATAAAAGTCAGGTAAGAGCCTGTCACTGACGAATAGCGATTATATTTATCAAAAAACACACCATTTCCTCCTACGTTATGGATATAGCAATCATGCAGGTTGCATTTCTCCGTTCCCCTGAAAACGACGGCTCCTCCCCGGTATATTGTCCAGTCCGAACGAAGCAGAGGCTCGTAATGTTCCATAAATGTCCGTACCGTTTGCGTTAGTTCAATCCCTTCAATGGTTATATTCTTCACAGGCTTGGATGAAGTTCCCGCAAATTCAATCAAGTTTTTAAGTTGCGGAGTTTCAAACGCCAATTCGGTTATCTTTTCATCAGGTAAAGGATAATAATACAACCAACCTTCCTTTCTATCATAGTACCACTCTCCCGGAGCATCTAGTTCTTCAAAGATATTTTCTACCATCCTGTTTTCATGATGGATTCCCATTGGTCTGTTATTCTGCCAACCACCTTCCAATTGCAACTCTCCCTTTTCATTCTTACCTGTAATACGATAATGAAAATCACCCCAATCATGACTATGCATAGCATGAAGGTAACCTCCTTCCGGATGCTTCCACTTCTTCACTCGTTCCGGATCTGTTGCCAAAGCAGATGTGCCATTAAAGCGAACTGCATTTTCATCGTAATTAGGGTAACGTGCCATAGACCTCAAATCTCCGTTTACGATAAGCATATCCATAGCCGGATTCCCTTTCACAGCAGCCCGCATGATACCATTTTTGTATTTTTCCCATTTCAGATTCAAGCCAACTCCACTCGATATGACAGCTTTCTCTCCGGGATAATTTTTTATTATTAATTCTTTCGCATCATTACCATCATCAGAGGTCAGCACCAAAGGCTTATCTAAAATGTATTTCCCTTCCCTTAAATAAATTGTAGTACAATTCTTATCTGTTCGAGCTTTTTCGACAGCTTCATGAATTAAATGGAAAGGAGCGGTCTTACTGCCATCTCCACCCGATGATGCGTGAGGAGAAACGTAGTATATTGATTGAGCATAAATACTCAAAAATGGTATTGTTGATAGCAAAAGAAGCACTGTTTTTACCCTTTGTGTTTTCATATGATATGATAATTTTGGCTATATGCATAAGCAAAGATAGCTTAAATGAAATACTTAATTAACAAAAAATGAAATTTTAATAACTTTACGTATCATAAAAGAAATGGTATGGGTTTTATATCAAAAATAATCAATCCCATACCATTCCAGTTACCTGAAAAAAGAGTCAATTCATAAATTTACCTCTATATCAAGCTTTTCACCTATGATACAACTATCAAAATAAAGAAAATCTACTTTAATTTATAAGATAAATCGTACTTCCTACCACCTACGGAAACTTCTACAGAAGCACCATCTGCATGAAATGTGCCGGGAGTTGCGTTAGTGTTATCTGTGAATTTGGCACTAATATTCAAGCTTGCACGATCAGTCTCATTCGTAAACGGGTGAATTACAGTAATAAAACGTGCCGCACCTCCCATCGGTTTAGTTATACTCACCCGATACCATTTGCGTTGAAGTGTTTTTTCATTCTGTTTACTGGATGACCAATTAGTATTCCATTTAGGAGTATATCCGACATTTGTTTCAACAAACGTCTTAAACTGCATATTGTTATTATCTCCAAATTTTGTATAAGCACCATACTGAAAGTTTGCACTGTTGTCGTCAATAACAACTTTACCCGCATCACCCAAATTGAAAGTCAAATCAACCGTAGGAGTAGTTTTGCCGGCATCATATCCCTCGTCTACCAAAACAAAAAATGTCTTGTTCACAAAGAATACGGCACGACGATGTGTCAAGTCACCATAAGACTTATTCTCCGTAACAAGCACATCAATATCATCCTTGCTATCTTGTATCAGAAATTTTCCGTTCATATAACCATCTGCTATAGTAGCAGAGTTTTTTGTCATCGTATTATGCATGGTTGTTGCCCGATATGATTTACGCAAAGCATCACTTGCAGCATCTCCTCCATAAGTAAAGAAGCCTGCGTCCGGTAAGAAATTACGTCCGTCACGATATAGACTGAAAGTCCCGTTATCCGGCTGACAGTGCACATAGTTCTTGGGATTATTGTTATTTTTCAAAACCATCATTATTGCATCTGGTGCCCACTTGCTGCGCAACATATAATAACCTCCATCTTTATAGAGCTGAATTAATTCCTTAGGTTGCTCTCCCTGTTTCCCTTCGGTTGCCATCCATTCGATTTCTTTATCATCAGGGAACATAGCCATATATCTACGGAAATTACCCAACAATACACTTTTAGTCCACGAACTGGCTCCAGTATCATTAAAATTATCAAAGGAATAATCGGGATACGTAATATCCATTACGAAACGGGCGGCTTTCTTCAATAAGCTGACATAATTGGTCGGGAAATACCCAACTTTATTATTAACTTGTGCCATATTATAAAGCTTATTGCAAGCATAAACAGCCTCTATATGATAGCCCGGAGTTAATTCTACATGTACTCCATCATCCAGGAATTGTGATTCCACCTGTTCAGTGATTTTCGCTGTACCTTCATTCAACCATTCTCCTGCTTTCTTAAATTCCGGCATTAATATTCCGGCAGAAACGACACTTTCCACTTGGGTAATAAGAATATTAGTCTCTTTATAATAATTCTTACGGATACATTCCACTCCATCCGACAGTGCAACTAAAAATGTAGAAAGCCATTCAGGAGTAAAATTCTCCGATTGAATAAAATAAGACATTATATCAAGCTGCGCTTGT
This window encodes:
- a CDS encoding carbon starvation CstA family protein, whose amino-acid sequence is MITFTLCLLALIVGYFTYGRLMERVFGPDDRKTPALTKADGVDYIPLPTWKIFMIQFLNIAGLGPIFGAIMGAKFGTSSYLWIVLGSIFAGAVHDYFAGMLSLRNGGESLPEIIGRYLGITTKQVMRGFTVILMILVGAVFVAGPAGLLAKLTPEHLDTTFWIVVVFAYYILATLLPVDKIIGKIYPLFAVALLFMAVGILVMLYINHPVLPELWDGLQNTNPEASKLPIFPIMFVSIACGAISGFHATQSPLMARCMTSERHGRPVFYGAMITEGIVALIWAAAATYFFHKNGMEESNASVIVDAITKEWLGAIGGILAILGVIAAPITSGDTAFRSARLIVADFLGMEQKSMRHRLYICIPMFVVAIGLLLYSLRDANGFNMIWRYFAWANQTLAVFTLWAITVFLAVSKKPYIITLIPALFMTSVCSTYICIAPEGLGLSPVVSYSVGIACVVIAAVWFYVWLGKQKTRKLSE
- a CDS encoding glycoside hydrolase family 10 protein; this translates as MRLFIFILSLLFPFLPTSAQPKHEVRAAWVTAVYGLDWPRTRATTPQTIRKQKEELTDILDKLKAANFNTVLFQTRTRGDVLYTSAIEPFNSILTGKTGGNPGYDPLAFAIEECHKRGMECHAWMVTVPLGNKKHVASLGSKSVTKRMKEICVPYKSEYFLNPGHPATKEYLMKLVREVVSGYDVDGVHFDYLRYPENAPFFPDKYDFRKYGKGRTLDQWRRDNISEIVRYIYKGVKAIKPWVKVSTSPVGKYRDTSRYPSRGWNAFFTVYQDPQGWMGEGIMDQIYPMMYFQGNNFYPFALDWQEQSNGRQVIPGLGIYFLHPDEGKWTRDEIDRQINFIRNHKMAGEGHYRVKYLMENTQGIYDELVENFYAYPALQPPMPWLDNVPPTAPSEFTVIDIDKCYTELKWQAATDNDARNKPMYVIYASNDFPVDINRPENIVAQGIRETSYIYAPILPWNTKKHFAVTAIDRYGNESEAVQK
- a CDS encoding PDZ domain-containing protein, with the protein product MKTQRVKTVLLLLSTIPFLSIYAQSIYYVSPHASSGGDGSKTAPFHLIHEAVEKARTDKNCTTIYLREGKYILDKPLVLTSDDGNDAKELIIKNYPGEKAVISSGVGLNLKWEKYKNGIMRAAVKGNPAMDMLIVNGDLRSMARYPNYDENAVRFNGTSALATDPERVKKWKHPEGGYLHAMHSHDWGDFHYRITGKNEKGELQLEGGWQNNRPMGIHHENRMVENIFEELDAPGEWYYDRKEGWLYYYPLPDEKITELAFETPQLKNLIEFAGTSSKPVKNITIEGIELTQTVRTFMEHYEPLLRSDWTIYRGGAVVFRGTEKCNLHDCYIHNVGGNGVFFDKYNRYSSVTGSYLTFIGASAICFVGDVEGVRSPSFTYGEFVPLDKMDYAKGPRNDNHPAYCEVYDNLICTIGLFEKQITGVELSMCRNITISHNTIYDTPRAGINISEGTWGGHIIEHNDIFDTVKETGDHGTINSWGRDRFWHPKYNVMTQITDENPVLILADVVEPIIIRHNRLRCDRGWDIDLDDGSSNYQIYNNLCLNGGIKLREGFYRTVENNIIVNNTLHPHLWFKNSGDVFSRNIVMTKYKPIRVYGWGREVDYNIFTDSLAYLAARQLGGDVHSIVTTIRFMDAMKGNFNVADDSEVIIKGGFRNFPMNKFGVLSSHLKQLAESPVMPVPLVTDNDADTKTMLWKGVTLKNLNTLEERSATGMDTERGVYVISVDALDSPVRDFIAPNDVILSINGKSVNNLCDMKEALRYIDTLKRVELVIFRKAL
- the hepC gene encoding heparin-sulfate lyase HepC; translation: MNSKIFSLFVLLGLLMTACNDDKIIFFENHVKEENNAGGDALVPRLFEVINLDYPGLEKVKAYCEKKDYNSATSELLEYYRNREDVINPNINLNQTSIGDFNKNIADQALEYRFYIKDKYESKDAAGKETYVLFKQDDEINWNYVPDKYKGDAEFVYQLHRHQWMIHQANAYVVTHDEKYVKSWIEVYGDWLKTFPCPEGKVDKNKNVEWYGLQPAHRIQAQLDIMSYFIQSENFTPEWLSTFLVALSDGVECIRKNYYKETNILITQVESVVSAGILMPEFKKAGEWLNEGTAKITEQVESQFLDDGVHVELTPGYHIEAVYACNKLYNMAQVNNKVGYFPTNYVSLLKKAARFVMDITYPDYSFDNFNDTGASSWTKSVLLGNFRRYMAMFPDDKEIEWMATEGKQGEQPKELIQLYKDGGYYMLRSKWAPDAIMMVLKNNNNPKNYVHCQPDNGTFSLYRDGRNFLPDAGFFTYGGDAASDALRKSYRATTMHNTMTKNSATIADGYMNGKFLIQDSKDDIDVLVTENKSYGDLTHRRAVFFVNKTFFVLVDEGYDAGKTTPTVDLTFNLGDAGKVVIDDNSANFQYGAYTKFGDNNNMQFKTFVETNVGYTPKWNTNWSSSKQNEKTLQRKWYRVSITKPMGGAARFITVIHPFTNETDRASLNISAKFTDNTNATPGTFHADGASVEVSVGGRKYDLSYKLK